The Caproicibacterium amylolyticum genome includes the window CAACGCTGCAGCAAATTTATGGGCTGTTTTTATCACATACGGAGAATCAGCAGACGGACTGCAAATTTGCACGGGAATTTTTGCAGCAGACGCTCACAACGGTTAGCGGATTCTTGGTGGATGCGGCTGGCTTTCAGACCACACAATTCAAACAGCCGTTTTCGCAGAAAAACATGGAAAAGCTTTGTGCGGCGGTTTCCCTGCTGGGAATTTTGCTTTACAAGTGTCAAATTAAGAAGGAGAATTATATGGAGAATCAGGCGTTTTTATTGGGACGTTTTTTGAAGTTAGCAGACCAACTGCATAAAGAATACTGCATTGCTGTGCGCAATGGTGGGGATAAAACGCAGCCGCTGCCAAATCAGCTCATGGGAAATGCAGTGTTTATGATTGCTTTGCAAAATCCGGTGGAAGCACTTGACCGTCTTGAAGAAAAGATGCGCATTTATATTGGTTGGGCAGAAAGAGAAATAGACTGCAAAACCTTAAAACAATTTGAAAAGGTTTCTGCAGAACTGCATCGGTCATCTGCATTTCCACAGAAGCTTTCTGCAGAAGAACGTGCCGAATTGCTGCTGGGATATCTGGCACAACTGCCGGATGACAGTGCAGATAAATCAAATCAGGAGGAGAATGCATAATGAATCGGGAAACTTTACATCGTATGACAGGACTTTTGTGGATTGAGGCCATTAATTCAAATCCAAACGGGAATCCAGACCAGGATAATGACCCACGACGCCGTGCAGACGGCTTTGGTGAAATTTCTCCGGTTTCTCTGAAGCATAAGGTACGCGCATTAATCGCCGACAAGGAAGGTCCCGTGTGGCAGGAAATCAGTGAGGAATTGGGAATTACACCTAAAGACGCTGGCCACTATGACATATTGGAGCAAAAAGACACAAAGCGGACGGAAATTAACAAATTGACTGCTGAAGAATTTATTAACCGCTTTTGGGATGCCCGCGTTTTTGGCTCAACATTTCTGGAAAAGAAGAACAGTGAGGACTCCAAGAACAGTCAAATTCATACCGGTGCCGTGCAGTTTGGCATGGGTGTTTCTCTGTCACCCGTTGAAGTAGAACGGCTGACGACCACTAAGCTTTTACCGGCACAGGACGGTAAGGGCAAGGGGATGGCGCCGCTTGCTTATCGTATTGTACCATATGGATTGTATACGATGCCGTTTTTTGTGAATGCCACAGCGGCAAGGCGCACAAACTGTACTCCGCTTGATATTGAATTGATGCTTCATGTACTGCCCTACGCATATCAGGAAACCGCTTCCTATATTCGCTCGCAGGTCAACTTGGTCCATATTTATTGTACAGAACATGCCAAAGCACGCGGCTGTTACAATGACTTTAAAATTATTGAGGCGCTTACCCCAACACCGCTGCATCCGGGTGAATATGCGCATAGCTTGCAGGATTATGATTTGGAACTTGTGGAAAAACGGATAGAGCAGCTCAATCAGCAGATGGAAGGCAAGGTCAGTCCGGTGTGTGATTTGATGGAGCAAATGTAAAGATGGAATATCTGGCACACAGTGCATCATTTTGCGGACAGGAGCAGACATACCGAGAACATATTCAGGGGACTGTGCAAAAAGCTGAAAACCTCTTGGAAACAATGCGTCCGTTTTTTTCGGAGCAGCAATTTGAAAAGATGTACGCAAAACTTCAGGCAGCTGCGGAGATGCATGATCTTGGGAAACTGAGTGATGCAAATCAAGAGGTCCTGCATGAGCAAAAACGGACAGGCAGACTGCCGGAACGGCATAGTGTAATGGGTGCCCATTGGTTTTACGAGCAAGGCGACTCACTTTCGGCTGCATTGGTTTATGGACACCATTACCCCGGACTTCCCGATATTTATGAAGAACTTGGACAAGAAATGCCGTTTTGCAAAAATTTCAAAGCAGAGGAATTTCAATTTGATG containing:
- a CDS encoding type I CRISPR-associated protein Cas7, producing the protein MNRETLHRMTGLLWIEAINSNPNGNPDQDNDPRRRADGFGEISPVSLKHKVRALIADKEGPVWQEISEELGITPKDAGHYDILEQKDTKRTEINKLTAEEFINRFWDARVFGSTFLEKKNSEDSKNSQIHTGAVQFGMGVSLSPVEVERLTTTKLLPAQDGKGKGMAPLAYRIVPYGLYTMPFFVNATAARRTNCTPLDIELMLHVLPYAYQETASYIRSQVNLVHIYCTEHAKARGCYNDFKIIEALTPTPLHPGEYAHSLQDYDLELVEKRIEQLNQQMEGKVSPVCDLMEQM